The DNA region CCAGCACCGGCACGGCATAGGCCAGCAGATCTCCTGACTGAGAGGTCGTCAGCAGAAGACCCTTCAGCAGCAGCGCGACGTTGATGACGGGCAGCACGCTGTACAGCGGAGTCATCTCGACGGACGGCGACAGACAAAACATCGTCAGGCCCATAACCACCATCAACAGCGGCGTCAGGTAGTACTGACCTTCCTTGGACGACTTGGCAAAGGTCGCCAGAGCCAGGCACAACGCGCTGAACAGCGACGACAGCGGGATCAGCAGCACCAGCAGCCACACCAGTGAACTCAGCGGCGGAAAGTCCAGATTGATGGCCGCGCCAACTCCGCTGCCAAGGGCGGAGGCCATGTTGCGTCCCGTCAGTCCCATGCTCAGCAGGTTCATCAGTGCCGAGGTGATGCTGAACAACAGGATCGTGGCGAATTTGCCAAGCACCAGTTCCACTCGCCGAGCCGGACTGATCAGCAGCGTTTCCATCGTGCCGCGTTCCTTTTCGCCGGCTCCCAGGTCGATTGCCGGATAGAACGCACCCGTCAGCGCCATAATGACCAGCATCGCGGGAAACATCTTGCTCCAGACGTTGGCCGCGACCTGTTCGCCGCGGGCCACTTCCACGAAGTCGATGCGAGCCGGCTTCTGCAGCAGTTCGGGCAGCGAAGCCTGAGCAAACACATCCCGCCGCAGTGCGTCTTCCCATCGCTGCAGGGCATTGTGGACGCGGTTAAACGCAACAACCGACTTGTCGTCCGCACTGTTGCGGACGATCAGCAGCGGGGGCGGGTTCGTCACTGCCGGCTCGTCACGACTGTCGCGAGTTCGCAGGCTGCGCTGCATGTTGCGCACGGATTCGGCGTAACCTTTCGGAATCAGCACCAGCGTCTGAATGCCGCTGCGGTTGAAGACCTCGCTGAGATTCGGGTCACTGTTCCCGCTGTCCTGCGACTGCCGAATCCGCTCGGCCAGTTGCCGAGAGTTCTTCAGAAGTTCATCACGGCTGAGTGACCCGCGTCGCGTGACGGGAAGCTCTTCATCGGACAGCGGCGTTTCCAGATCGGTGATGACCCGAAACGGTGAAGGCTCCTGGTCGTCAATGCCCAGCCACTCGTGACGGATGCCGACGTCATCCAGAAACGCGGGATCATCGGGCAGATCGGCGGCATTCAGAATGGCGACTGTCCGGCGCTGTTCGCTGAACGTCAGCATCATTTCCACCATGCCGAGCCCCAGCATCGGGTACAGCAGCACGGGCAGAATTGTGATCATGAACAGCGTTCGCCGGTCGCGAAGCTGGTCACGCACTTCCCGCAGGAAAATCAGTTTGATGTTCTTCCAACTCATCATTGTCCCGAATGTTTAACCGCGCCCCCTGGGGAGCGCTGCGGTCTGACGGTTGATATGACTCCGGCGACGCTCAAACTCCACAGCCAGACTAATCCGACTGATCCGTCCGATCCAACCGATTGATCGTGGCAGCGAGCCGCCACGGCGAAACGCTCGCCAGGGCTCGCGGTTAAACATGAGCGGCGGCCTGCATTTCTTTGTCTTTGCGGTGAATCAAATCGAAGAACAGCTCCTCGACGTCCGGCTGTTCGAACCGGTCGGCCAGTTCCGGCAGTGTTCCCTGAGCGAGAATGGCTCCGCGATGAATCACGCCGATGCGGTCGCACAGTTTCTCCACTTCCCGCATGATGTGTGTCGAGAAAATGATGCACTTCCCCTGATCCTTCAGTGACTTCACCGCTTGCAGCACATTGCGGGCGACCAGGACGTCAAGCCCTGAGGTGGGTTCGTCGAAGATGATCACCGGCGGGTCGTGGACGATGGTTCTGGCGATCGAGACCTTTTGCTTCATGCCGGTCGACATCTTGCCGCCGAGCCGGTCGCGGATCTCGTTCATCTGCAGCACGTCGAAGATTTCGTCGATGCGCTTCTGGAGTTTTTCCTCGGGTATTCCGTACAGCCGACCGAAGTATTCCACCATCTCGCGCGCGGTCATGCGGTCGTAGATGCCGGTGTTGCAGGACATGAAGCCGATCTTCCGCCGCACACCTTCGGGATCGCGCATGACGTTCAGACCGGCGACTTCGGCGACTCCGCGAGTTGGCTTCAGCACCGTACTGAGAATCCGCAGGCAGGTTGTTTTGCCGGCGCCGTTGGGACCGAGCAGCCCGTAGATCTCTCCGGCGCGGACCTCAAACGAGACGTCGTCCAGGGCGGTAAAGCCTCCGGTACGGGAATCGTCGAAGATCTTGGTGAGGTGGTGGACTCGGATCATGGGGTGCGTCGCGCGTTGCTGTCCGATTGCACGACGGGACTCCGATCCCGTCGAAATTCGGCGCGACGGGATCGGAGTCCCGTCGTACGGTTGCGCAAGGCTACCACACTCGTCCGCGCGGGACGGAGCATTCCGATCGACGCTTGCCGCTTTATGACGGCAGAATTGGCAGGACCGGAGCGATCGGTGCTGACGTCACCTCGTCCGTCTGATCGATGTAATCGTAAAACACGTTGCGTTGCCGCGGGACATAGCCGGCATTCGTGATACAGCGGCGAATGCTCTCCACCGTCAGGTGATACACCGTGCCGGCCTGAGACACCACGTTCTCTTCGATCATCAGACTGCCCATGTCGTTGGCTCCGAACAACAGGGCCAACTGACCGACTTTTTCTCCCTGAGTGACCCAGGACGACTGGACGTTCGGCACGTTGTCCAGGTACAGCCGGCTGACCGCCTGAGTCTTCAGGTACTCGAACGCGCCGGCGGGAGGGATATCGGCCATATCCGTGTTGTCCGGCTGAAACGTCCAGCAGATGAACGCTGTGAAGCCGCCGGTTTCGTCCTGAAGCTGGCGGACACGGTCCAGGTGCTCGATCCGTTCGGCCAGCGTTTCGACGTGACCGAACATCATCGTGGCCGTCGATTTCCCGCCGAGTTCATGCCAGACTCGCATGACGTTCAGCCAGTCGTCGGTCAGCACTTTGCCGCGGGTGATTTCTTTGCGGACTCGATCGACGAGAATTTCGCCGCCGCCACCGGGGATGCTTCCCAGTCCGGCGGCTTTCAGTCGTTCCAGCACCGTTCGCAACGGCAACTTTGCGATCTTCGTGAAGTGATGGATTTCCGGCGGGCTGAAGCCGTGAATGTTGACCTGCGGGAAGTGCTGCTTCATCTGCCGCAGCATGTCTTCATACCATTCCAGCGGCAGCTTGGGATGAAGGCCTCCCTGCAGCAGAATCTGGTCACCGCCGAGAGCCACGGTTTCCTCAATCTTCTTCAGCAGCGTTTCGATTGGCAGCACGTAGACATCCGGATGATCGGGCGGCCGATAGAACGCACAGAAGTCGCAGACCGCGGTACACGCGTTGGTGTAGTTGATGTTGCGATCGATGTTGTAGGTGCGGAACGGTTCCGGATGCAGCCGCTGAGTTACAGCGTTGGCGGCGGCTCCGATCGCCGGCAGGTCGTGAGATTCCAGCAGCCTCAGACCTTCTTCAAAGGTCAGGCGTTCTCCGGCGACGGCCTTGTCAAGGATTGACGAGATCGGCGAAGACACTTGTGGCGAAGTCAGGGATGGCTGATTCGGTGCGGCAGTGGCGGGCATGAAGGTTGACCAGATTGTTCTGAGTTGCCAGTTGGTGAAAAAGTTCCAGACCACTGCGTTCAGCGGATGTCATCCTGTAGTACAGGTTTTTCGTCAGATAGTCGAACGCCAGTTTCTCGCTGATCTGCAGCTTGGGCGATTCGTCCCCTGCGATTTTTTGAATGGCCCTGACGCCGCGATCGCGGGCTTCGTTCAGCGCGTCGGCAATTCCGGAAACGTCCGCGTCGTGTCGAGCGACCCACATGGCGAACACAAACGGCAGCCCCGTCCACTGGTACCAGACGTCACCCAGATCCATGACCTGGTAGAAGTGTTCGTCGGGAGTATGCATCGCCCGATCGCCGATCAGCAGGACGGCATCGGCACTGGTATCGGTGGTGACAGATTCCATCGACAGCGGTTCGATCTCGGGAAATGCTCCGAAACGCTCGGCCAGAATGATGCGAGCCAGCGTGGCGCTTGTCCGCGACCCTTCATCGAGAGCGATCCGCTGGACGTCGCCGGGATGGACGCGGCAGTAGAGTTTGACGCTCAGCACTTCGCCGCGAGCGGCCACGCAGGCGTCGGAAATGATGTCGTGGCCGGGGTTTCGGAAGAATTCGATCGACGGAATCAGGGCCACGTCGAGATCGCCGTCTGCCAGCGAATCCGCCAGTCGGCTGGGATATTCCAGCGTGATTTCTGAACCCGGCAGCAATTCGGCCAGATCCTGAATCAGCGGTTTGGAGTTGAGATAGCTGACCGCTCCAAGTCGAACGGCCGCCGGTTTGGTGTCGGACACGGTTGGTGAAAACTCCGCAAATCATCCGTGGGCGGTCAAGGTACGACGGGACTCCGGTCCCGTCGCTAAAGATCTGTACGATGGTCTTCCAGGGCCGTCGGTTCGTTTTCAGCGGCTTCACGACTGCGCTGGAAGGTCATCGTTCTGGTTTCGACGGGATCGGAGTCCCGTCTTACACTTGTCAGTATAGGGGCCGTCGAAAGCGACTCAACCGGCGACCAGCCGATTCGACGCAGCGGGCCGCCCTGCTATTATCCGCCGCTTTTCCAGACAATTAACTGCGATTCGTTCTCATCCCCCGGCTCCGATTGGGAACGCGCTGTCGGCAATGGTCCGCTTTCGGATTCGACGGAATCCCGGTAAGTGGTTAGTAACGCTGTTGCCAGCCACGGACTCGACGGGAGCCTGGCGAACGAGGTACCGGAGGCAGAGCCTCCTGGCAATGCGTACCAGGGCAGAGCCCCGGTACGAGGAATATCGCATGACAGAACGCTCAGATCTTAACATCGGCCTTGTCGGCTTCGGCACGGTCGGTTCCGGCGTGGCGAAAATTCTTGCATCGCAGGCGGAATTGATCGCCGTGCGAGCCGGGCGGCGCATCAACATTCGCCATGTCGTCGTCCGCGACACCGGAAAGCCGCGCGAATTTCTGCCCGGCGAAATTGTCGTGACGGACACAATCGACGCACTGGCTGATGACCCGCAAATTGACCTGGTCGTGCAGCTCATGGGAGGCACCAACCCGGCTTTGAAATACATGCAGCGGTTCCTGAATGCGGGAAAGGACATCGTCACCGCCAACAAAGCTCTGCTGTACGAACACGGTGAATCGCTGTTTGAGCTGGCCGGCAGGCTGGGCAAAACCATTGGCTTCGAAGCGGCCGTCGCCGGAGGCATTCCGATCATCAGCGCTGTGACTCAGGCACTGACGGCCAACCGCATTCTGTCGATCGAAGCCATCCTGAACGGAACCAGTAATTTCATTCTGACCCACATGCTCAACGATCACCGGTCGTATGAAAATGTGCTGACGCAGGCTCAGGCGCTGGGCTATGCCGAAGCTGATCCGACAATGGACGTGGACGGTACCGACGCGGCTCAGAAACTGTCCATTCTGACGATGCTGGCGTTTTCGACGCGGGTTCCGCTGGACGGGATCCTGCGAGGCGGCATCGATACGCTGGAACTGCTTGATCTGCAGGTCGCCGCGGAGCTGGGCTACAAGATCAAGTTGCTGGCGAACGCTCGTTTGACGAACGGTCACATCGAAATGTCTGTTCTCCCGACTCTGATTCGGGCGACTCGCACGATCGCGAAGATCGACGGAGCGGACAATATCGTGGCGATTGAAGGTGATGCCGTCGGTCGGGTGATATTTTCCGGGGCCGGAGCCGGACAGCTTCCCACGGCGTCCGCTGTTGTCGCCGACATCATCGACTACGCGACCGGGCGGGCGGCCATTACCTTCCGGTCGTTGCTGCGGTCGGAAGCGCGGCAGCCGATGCCGATTCAGCCTCCGGAAGACCTCAGCCGGCGATTCTACCTGCGTTTCACCGTCGACGATCGCCCGCACGTCCTGGCGGATATCGCTGATATTCTGGGCCGAAACGGCATCAGCATTTCATCGGTCAGGCAGGACGAAACGCCGGAAACGGACGAAGACGCCGAGTCTGGAGTCGCTCGCCTGGTCATCATGACTCACCGGACGACCGAAGGCAGCCTGCGCGCGGCCGATCGGGAACTCAGCCAGTTGTCCAGCATTCGCGGAACGAGTATTCGCCTGCCGATTGCGGACTGACGTCGCGCAGCGCGCCGAGCTCGTTGGGCATTTCGTCGCGATACCTGCCGATGATGTGATGGCACGGGCTTGAGAATGTTACCTCGCGACCGCTAAACTCGTTACAGACAATGCGTCTGAAGATTTCGGAGTGCCGCGATGAAACCTGTTACATTTGTGCTGTTGCTTCTGGCCGCGTCGCAGTGTCCGGCCGATGAGCCCCCGTCACCGACTCCGTCGGAGATCCGCCTGGATTTCATGAAGTCGTCGATCAAAGACTACGACTTTCGCCTGAGTCCTGACTTCGACGCGAAGCTCACCCCCGGGCCCGACCCGCTGCTGCGGTTCACCAATCCCGTCAGCGGTTTGCAGGACGGAGGCTTCTTTGTCTGGACATCTGATGAAGGCCGGCCGATGGCGGGGGCTCAGGTCTTTCTGACCAGTGACGACCTGTGGATTCATGAGTTTCAGTCGCTGTCTCCGTTGCCGTTTCGCGTGACTCGCGACGGCCAAACCGTTTGGGAGCCGCATCGCGCGGGCGTCGATGTGAAGCCGGTGCCGGATGCTCCCGAACCTGCCGAGAATCCCGTCAGGCGGCTGGTTCAGATGCGGCAGATCGCCGCCCGATTTTCCGTGTCGGACAACTTTGAGGGCCGGGAAAACTCCGATGAACTGCGTCTGATGGCAAAACCGCTGCTTAGGTTCGGACAGGACAAATCAAACACGCTCGACGGGGCACTCTTCGTGCATGCTCACGGCACGGACCCGGAACTGATGATCGTCATTGAAGCACTGACATCGGCCGAAGGTTACCGCTGGCACTACTCGCTGGCTCCAATGACCGGCTACGCTCTCAAGGCATCACTGGATGACAAGCCGGTCTGGGAAGTTGCCTGGCGGCAGCCTCCGTTTGATCCGCAGGAACCGTTCTTCATACTTGTCCACAGCCAGGCGTTTTCGCTGAAACGACTGTTGGACTTCGGCCGGTAGCAGCGCGTTCAGAGTGCCAGCAACAATGCTGTCAATTCTTTGACGTCGCGCGGCTCGCCAATGCGTTCAGGGCATTATTGCTATCGAAACAGCTTGCCGCCCAGCTTCGGGACGGCCTGTCGCAGGGCTTCGTTCGGGTCTTTCAAACCGCCCAGAACCTTGTTCCCTTCACCCAGCGTCTTTTCGAGCTTCTGCTGGTCCTTTTCCTTCAGCAGACCGGATTCTGAGACCTGGCGGATGACCTGATTCGGGTCGACTCGTCCGGAACGCAGTGTCGCGACAAGTTGCTGAGCCTGCTGGATCTTGGTTACGACGTCCGCGTTGTCAGCCAGCAGTTCGTCGTATCGCTTGCCGAACCCGGCTGTGAGTTTTTCCCGCTGTTCGGCAACCGTCCGGTCGACTTCCGCCACCAGCCGCGTCTTCAGGTGCGCGACCTGAGCGTCAAGTGCTGTCTGCAGTCCGGCCGAGAATTGTTCTCCCACGTCGGAGGCGATGGAAACGTGCGGTTTCTTCAGAGTTCCCGTTAACTGAACCGTCGCGTTGACGTGATGGATCGAGGAGGAAACGTCCGCCAGCATCTGACTCAGAATGCCGGACCTGTCGGCCGGGGCCGCGCACGCCGTCTCGCCCAGTTCCGAATTCAGTTCAATTCGGCCGGCAATCTCTCCGTTCTCGACGACCAGTTCCGCATTCCAGTGCTGCTGTTTCAGGCTTGTCAGCATCTGAACTTTGTCCGGCTTGCCGATGGAAAGACGCTTGTCCGGGTCACCGATGTAGTCTGCCAGAATCTCCGTGCGGGCGTTTTCGGTTGTGGCGTCATATCGCACCAGCAACTGCAGCGGCCGTTCGCCCGACGTCTTCACTTTCAGCACCGCGGGAACGCCATGCATGTGAGCGTCGCTGGTAACATCGGTCAGGACTCCCTGAAACGGCGCTGGCTGGCCGTTCAGTCGAAATTCCCCGTCCAGCAGAACCTTCCTGCACAGCAGACGAGGGGTCGGGTTGAACAGTTCGAATTCGAAATCGGTGCCGCGAATCCGTTCGGGCTTTACCTGATGCTGCAGGTCATGCTGATATTCCTGAGCCGTCTCCAGCCAGCTCAGTACCTGCTGCAGTTGCAGATACATTTCTTCGCCGATCAGCGATTCTGAGATCCGCCGAGCGTCCGGTTTCAGCAGTTTGACCTTTCGGACGACCATTTCCTGATCGTTCAGACGAGCCTGATTCAGTCGTGCGAAGTCCTGCTGCACTTCCGGAACAATGCCGGTGATTCCGGACTTCATCTGCTGAGCCTCGCGGAGCAGCAGGTCGGCTCGCTGGGCAATCTGCAGGTACATTTCGATCTGCTGCAGCGGCTCCGTTTTTTTTGCCGCATCCATCTGTTGCCTCAGGGCGTCGACCTGCTGTTTCAGACTGCCGACCTCACCCGACATCACGTCAAAGCGAGCGTCCCATTTTTCATGCAACTCGCGACCGGTGCGGTAGGTCTCCAGAGTATTCGGATCAACCTGGGCCTTTGCCTGGGCCGTCAGATCCTCCAGCCATTCATCGCCGATGCTGCGAAGCTTCTCCGCCAGCCACGACGGTTCGGTGTCTTCCGGTTCCGGGGCGACTTCCAACTTGCCGTTGTCGCTGCGGGCGGTGCCGAAGCGAATTCCGGTCATGGTGGCTTCTTCGACGACGAACGACTTCCGCAGCAGCGAATCGCCGTTCATCGTCATCGTCAGCGCCCGGAATTCCATCAGATTTGTTCCGGGGCGACCGGCACTGGCCAGAGCAACGCCGTCGATGGTAAGCCGAGGCGGAAAGAATCCCGTGCTTAAGGACTCAATGTCCGCCTTTGCACCGGTTATGGACTGCAGTCCGGTGATGGCCGAGTACCTCAGCAGAGGATCAAAGCCGAAGGCCATTGCCGCCCAAAGGATCGCCACCAGGATGAGCCTCGGGATCAGATAGCTCCAGCGCATTCGAGCTTCCTTGCTCTGAATTCCATAACAACCGTTTCCGTCATGCTGCCCGGGTATCCGGACATCACTATGGCGCGGAATGAAGTGCGATTTCGAATGATTCGGAAGCCGGCGACAACTGCCGTGTCGTGAACGGCCTGCCGTCGCCCGGCACCGGCTTGTCCTTCAGGGCAACCCGCTGGCGGGTGTCCGGGCCGCGACTCAGCCCGCCGTTCCCAGCCGGTCAGCCCATTCGGCCCCGAGCAGGACTCGCGTGAGCCAGAACCTCCTGGCCCACGGGCCGACAACCTTCGAGTACTTTTCAAAGACAGGTCGAGAGCAGCGATGAACCGGATAGACAGCCAGGAGCCCGATCACAAAGCTGCCGAGCACCACGGAATTGTTGAATGCGGTCCACGGCATCACCGGCGCGTTGTACAGCT from Planctomycetaceae bacterium includes:
- a CDS encoding ATP-binding cassette domain-containing protein; protein product: MIRVHHLTKIFDDSRTGGFTALDDVSFEVRAGEIYGLLGPNGAGKTTCLRILSTVLKPTRGVAEVAGLNVMRDPEGVRRKIGFMSCNTGIYDRMTAREMVEYFGRLYGIPEEKLQKRIDEIFDVLQMNEIRDRLGGKMSTGMKQKVSIARTIVHDPPVIIFDEPTSGLDVLVARNVLQAVKSLKDQGKCIIFSTHIMREVEKLCDRIGVIHRGAILAQGTLPELADRFEQPDVEELFFDLIHRKDKEMQAAAHV
- a CDS encoding TIGR03545 family protein, translated to MRWSYLIPRLILVAILWAAMAFGFDPLLRYSAITGLQSITGAKADIESLSTGFFPPRLTIDGVALASAGRPGTNLMEFRALTMTMNGDSLLRKSFVVEEATMTGIRFGTARSDNGKLEVAPEPEDTEPSWLAEKLRSIGDEWLEDLTAQAKAQVDPNTLETYRTGRELHEKWDARFDVMSGEVGSLKQQVDALRQQMDAAKKTEPLQQIEMYLQIAQRADLLLREAQQMKSGITGIVPEVQQDFARLNQARLNDQEMVVRKVKLLKPDARRISESLIGEEMYLQLQQVLSWLETAQEYQHDLQHQVKPERIRGTDFEFELFNPTPRLLCRKVLLDGEFRLNGQPAPFQGVLTDVTSDAHMHGVPAVLKVKTSGERPLQLLVRYDATTENARTEILADYIGDPDKRLSIGKPDKVQMLTSLKQQHWNAELVVENGEIAGRIELNSELGETACAAPADRSGILSQMLADVSSSIHHVNATVQLTGTLKKPHVSIASDVGEQFSAGLQTALDAQVAHLKTRLVAEVDRTVAEQREKLTAGFGKRYDELLADNADVVTKIQQAQQLVATLRSGRVDPNQVIRQVSESGLLKEKDQQKLEKTLGEGNKVLGGLKDPNEALRQAVPKLGGKLFR
- a CDS encoding ABC transporter permease subunit/CPBP intramembrane protease: MSWKNIKLIFLREVRDQLRDRRTLFMITILPVLLYPMLGLGMVEMMLTFSEQRRTVAILNAADLPDDPAFLDDVGIRHEWLGIDDQEPSPFRVITDLETPLSDEELPVTRRGSLSRDELLKNSRQLAERIRQSQDSGNSDPNLSEVFNRSGIQTLVLIPKGYAESVRNMQRSLRTRDSRDEPAVTNPPPLLIVRNSADDKSVVAFNRVHNALQRWEDALRRDVFAQASLPELLQKPARIDFVEVARGEQVAANVWSKMFPAMLVIMALTGAFYPAIDLGAGEKERGTMETLLISPARRVELVLGKFATILLFSITSALMNLLSMGLTGRNMASALGSGVGAAINLDFPPLSSLVWLLVLLIPLSSLFSALCLALATFAKSSKEGQYYLTPLLMVVMGLTMFCLSPSVEMTPLYSVLPVINVALLLKGLLLTTSQSGDLLAYAVPVLVSSCGYSMLAIWWAIDLYNSEDVLFREAEKFDVRNWVGQLMRTKDAVPAFPEAIFCFILILILQFVAMSQLQPDLSSGDPGRTMMRLIVIQQLTMIACPAIFMGMLLTTSLRATFRLRMPKATSLLTGIALAAMAHPISVELNSFLMHRGVFPELPEAVARVNQLMTSNQHPSWLLILVLAVTPAICEEIAFRGFILSGLARGGRLAIAIVMSAVMFGMVHLIPQQIFNTALLGLLLGLLAVHSRSLFPAIAFHFTNNAIATFYTRSGAAFPVDGVFFSHDVNQQLRYEAPLLILCGIGVCIVAVRMIRDLIAEQEARRRGELLPYVDPASGGDESHTASQLTRPATGSAV
- a CDS encoding menaquinone biosynthesis protein; protein product: MSDTKPAAVRLGAVSYLNSKPLIQDLAELLPGSEITLEYPSRLADSLADGDLDVALIPSIEFFRNPGHDIISDACVAARGEVLSVKLYCRVHPGDVQRIALDEGSRTSATLARIILAERFGAFPEIEPLSMESVTTDTSADAVLLIGDRAMHTPDEHFYQVMDLGDVWYQWTGLPFVFAMWVARHDADVSGIADALNEARDRGVRAIQKIAGDESPKLQISEKLAFDYLTKNLYYRMTSAERSGLELFHQLATQNNLVNLHARHCRTESAIPDFATSVFADLVNP
- the mqnC gene encoding cyclic dehypoxanthinyl futalosine synthase, whose amino-acid sequence is MSSPISSILDKAVAGERLTFEEGLRLLESHDLPAIGAAANAVTQRLHPEPFRTYNIDRNINYTNACTAVCDFCAFYRPPDHPDVYVLPIETLLKKIEETVALGGDQILLQGGLHPKLPLEWYEDMLRQMKQHFPQVNIHGFSPPEIHHFTKIAKLPLRTVLERLKAAGLGSIPGGGGEILVDRVRKEITRGKVLTDDWLNVMRVWHELGGKSTATMMFGHVETLAERIEHLDRVRQLQDETGGFTAFICWTFQPDNTDMADIPPAGAFEYLKTQAVSRLYLDNVPNVQSSWVTQGEKVGQLALLFGANDMGSLMIEENVVSQAGTVYHLTVESIRRCITNAGYVPRQRNVFYDYIDQTDEVTSAPIAPVLPILPS
- a CDS encoding homoserine dehydrogenase codes for the protein MTERSDLNIGLVGFGTVGSGVAKILASQAELIAVRAGRRINIRHVVVRDTGKPREFLPGEIVVTDTIDALADDPQIDLVVQLMGGTNPALKYMQRFLNAGKDIVTANKALLYEHGESLFELAGRLGKTIGFEAAVAGGIPIISAVTQALTANRILSIEAILNGTSNFILTHMLNDHRSYENVLTQAQALGYAEADPTMDVDGTDAAQKLSILTMLAFSTRVPLDGILRGGIDTLELLDLQVAAELGYKIKLLANARLTNGHIEMSVLPTLIRATRTIAKIDGADNIVAIEGDAVGRVIFSGAGAGQLPTASAVVADIIDYATGRAAITFRSLLRSEARQPMPIQPPEDLSRRFYLRFTVDDRPHVLADIADILGRNGISISSVRQDETPETDEDAESGVARLVIMTHRTTEGSLRAADRELSQLSSIRGTSIRLPIAD